A section of the Bradyrhizobium oligotrophicum S58 genome encodes:
- a CDS encoding PilZ domain-containing protein, producing MSIAASKRAIALPRFSLPKLRRSKAPAFSRRHSRHACVLIGTMKVIEIGAEFDGALLEVSRGGCTFRQASMFLLDRVNEVVLVHTEFFEIEGRIRAVRPDGYGIQFFGEIEESVVDRIVDEYGFTVADSFLAKRN from the coding sequence ATGAGCATTGCGGCCAGCAAACGCGCGATCGCGCTGCCCCGGTTCTCGCTGCCGAAGCTGAGGCGTAGCAAGGCTCCGGCCTTCTCCAGGCGCCATAGCCGTCACGCCTGCGTTCTCATCGGGACGATGAAGGTCATCGAGATCGGCGCGGAGTTCGACGGTGCATTGCTGGAGGTCTCGCGCGGCGGTTGCACATTCCGCCAGGCCAGCATGTTCCTGCTCGACCGCGTGAACGAGGTCGTGCTCGTCCATACCGAGTTCTTCGAGATCGAGGGCAGGATCCGCGCGGTCCGTCCCGACGGCTATGGCATCCAGTTCTTCGGCGAGATCGAAGAGAGCGTGGTCGATCGCATCGTCGACGAGTACGGCTTCACCGTCGCCGATTCGTTTCTCGCGAAACGCAACTGA
- a CDS encoding TolC family protein translates to MSSSRVETRSQCAHIVRLAALCLLALQLAACVTTSSVPNSPFLTAVVRLNPLARPPESVANANAAVIDTPKAQAAEVQSGTPRPAVATADVETTSAVPSAERRDVYPQVASASRNLATIAAPAAPGIARPGVTDAARPASNGRGILLGEAVGAAVLSHPLMGAQAAKVSGSLADVRGAEGSLKPQLQVYAGSGGSYLGSYVNYPRQFSDVAIPGSSRSDAGFTLRQLIYDFGAAKADIARSKSLVDAERLRLADQAEDIALRTANAYFNLLEQSELVALIDKVVADDNSFAKLVMLNEKQGNGTVADVNRIKSKVIEVEAVRTDVMTALRTAEDEFFRLTKLDPGQVRRSSSSLPRIPSSFEPALAAAKQSNPSLLALSANGSSIEHQLASQKAQQLPRVDLQGDGLVKHYIGNQAASQGVVDSRLMVMVSYKLFDGGIMASQVDRIREDKRANDFRALDEKESIELNLRRLYQSLSSNRIKETSAIQGIATAQKANTLYLEQFKAGKRTVFEVLDSRMVVFTMQKNAVNGKYEQLRAAYGILRNVGTLVETAVRSPAGS, encoded by the coding sequence GTGAGCTCATCTCGTGTCGAGACGCGCAGCCAGTGCGCCCACATCGTGCGGCTTGCAGCGCTCTGCCTTCTGGCGCTCCAGCTCGCGGCCTGCGTGACGACCTCCTCGGTGCCGAACAGTCCGTTCCTGACGGCGGTGGTCCGCCTCAATCCGCTGGCGCGCCCGCCTGAGTCCGTTGCCAATGCCAACGCCGCGGTGATCGACACGCCGAAGGCGCAGGCGGCCGAGGTGCAGAGCGGCACACCAAGACCTGCCGTGGCGACCGCCGACGTCGAGACGACCTCCGCTGTCCCAAGCGCGGAGCGCAGGGACGTCTATCCTCAGGTCGCGAGCGCCTCGCGCAACCTTGCGACGATTGCAGCTCCCGCTGCGCCTGGGATCGCCCGGCCCGGCGTGACCGACGCGGCGAGGCCTGCGTCGAACGGACGAGGAATTCTGCTGGGCGAAGCCGTCGGCGCCGCCGTGCTCAGCCATCCGCTGATGGGCGCGCAGGCGGCCAAGGTGAGCGGCTCGCTCGCTGACGTCCGCGGCGCGGAAGGCTCGCTCAAGCCGCAGCTCCAGGTCTATGCAGGCTCCGGCGGCTCGTATCTCGGATCCTACGTGAACTATCCGCGCCAGTTCAGCGACGTCGCCATTCCCGGCAGCTCGCGGTCGGATGCCGGATTCACGCTGCGGCAGCTCATCTACGATTTCGGTGCTGCAAAGGCGGACATCGCGCGGAGCAAGTCGCTGGTCGATGCCGAGCGTCTGCGTCTGGCGGATCAGGCCGAAGACATCGCGCTTCGGACCGCCAACGCGTATTTCAATCTGCTCGAGCAGAGTGAACTGGTCGCGCTGATCGACAAGGTGGTGGCTGACGACAACAGCTTTGCCAAGCTGGTGATGCTCAACGAGAAGCAGGGCAACGGCACCGTCGCCGACGTCAACCGGATCAAGTCCAAGGTGATCGAGGTGGAGGCCGTGCGCACCGACGTCATGACGGCGCTCCGCACCGCCGAGGACGAGTTCTTCCGGCTCACGAAGCTCGACCCGGGTCAGGTTCGCCGGTCGTCCTCGTCGCTCCCCCGCATTCCGTCGTCCTTCGAGCCGGCGCTCGCGGCGGCCAAGCAGTCCAACCCGTCGCTGCTCGCCTTGAGCGCGAATGGCAGCTCGATCGAGCATCAACTCGCCTCGCAGAAGGCGCAGCAGCTGCCGCGCGTCGACCTGCAGGGCGACGGGCTCGTGAAGCATTACATCGGCAACCAGGCGGCGAGCCAGGGCGTGGTCGATTCCCGCCTGATGGTGATGGTGTCCTACAAGCTGTTCGACGGCGGCATCATGGCCTCGCAGGTCGATCGGATCCGCGAAGACAAGAGGGCCAATGACTTCAGAGCGCTGGACGAAAAGGAGAGCATCGAGCTCAACCTGAGGCGGTTGTATCAGTCGCTGTCGTCCAATCGCATCAAGGAGACCTCGGCCATCCAGGGCATCGCCACGGCGCAGAAGGCCAACACGCTCTATCTCGAGCAGTTCAAGGCCGGCAAGCGCACCGTGTTCGAGGTTCTGGACAGCCGCATGGTCGTCTTCACCATGCAGAAGAACGCGGTCAACGGGAAGTATGAGCAGCTTCGCGCTGCCTACGGAATCCTGCGCAATGTCGGGACTCTGGTGGAGACGGCGGTGCGATCGCCGGCGGGATCATGA